The following proteins are encoded in a genomic region of Myxococcaceae bacterium JPH2:
- a CDS encoding ATP-dependent DNA helicase, which yields MSLSGTPSVSVDSLLGPGGALQEALPAYEHRPEQLQMARAVERAFSEHSYLLAEAGTGTGKTLAYLVPALLSGRRVVVSTATKTLQDQVFFKDLPLLREKMGLKFEAAYLKGRSNYLCLHRYESFAKDPQFPSREEARQWPRLKAWVGETQTGDRAELDLPESFGAWSRLSTTSETCLGSRCPLYETCFVTRMRKAAEAADLLVVNHHLFFADLSLRSSGKRVEGVLPWYDAVVFDEAHALEDAASGNFGYGVSNFRLEELARDASALLPATDERHTTLSALAARVRTHAEAFFNQAPRALGLSGAESSVALRPESLAKLSGAMEQVREGLAALASFAAGEREPEMAAIHRRGEEMVEQLSFLEKAESADHVYWAESRGRGVFLRASPIDVAKELRERLYGAVDTVVFTSATLAADSRFDFFASRMGMYDDEGQPVARVRTLSVPSPFDFPRQSALYLPTHLPDPSAPGFIEAASEEILELCQVTGGRAFVLFTSLRNMVRAYELVAGRLMVPALLQGERPKAQLLESFRSTPSVLFAAHSFWEGVDVPGDALSLVIIDRLPFASPGDPLVAARIRQLESRGEEPFEQYQLPQAALALRQGFGRLIRTQADRGIVAMLDRRIVTKGYGRVFLSSLPPAHRLDDVTELNRWFNGPVRLVR from the coding sequence ATGTCCCTCTCTGGTACTCCATCGGTCTCCGTCGACAGTCTGTTGGGCCCCGGTGGCGCCCTTCAGGAAGCCCTGCCCGCGTACGAGCACCGTCCGGAACAGCTCCAGATGGCGCGCGCCGTGGAGCGGGCCTTCTCTGAGCACAGCTACCTGTTGGCCGAGGCGGGCACCGGCACGGGCAAGACGCTCGCCTATCTGGTCCCCGCGCTGCTCTCCGGGCGCCGCGTGGTGGTGTCCACCGCGACGAAGACGCTTCAGGATCAGGTCTTCTTCAAGGACCTGCCGCTGCTGCGCGAGAAGATGGGCCTGAAGTTCGAGGCCGCGTACCTCAAGGGCCGCAGCAACTACCTGTGCCTGCACCGCTATGAGTCCTTCGCGAAGGACCCGCAGTTCCCCTCGCGCGAGGAGGCTCGGCAGTGGCCCCGGCTGAAGGCGTGGGTGGGGGAGACCCAGACGGGGGACCGGGCCGAGCTGGACCTGCCCGAGTCGTTCGGCGCGTGGTCGCGGCTGTCCACGACCTCGGAGACGTGCCTGGGCTCGCGCTGCCCGCTGTACGAGACGTGCTTCGTCACGCGCATGCGCAAGGCCGCGGAGGCCGCGGATCTGCTGGTGGTCAACCACCACCTGTTCTTCGCCGACCTGTCCCTGCGCAGCTCGGGCAAGCGCGTGGAGGGCGTGCTGCCCTGGTACGACGCGGTCGTCTTCGACGAGGCGCACGCGTTGGAGGACGCGGCCAGCGGCAACTTCGGCTACGGCGTCTCGAACTTCCGATTGGAGGAACTGGCGCGCGACGCCTCCGCGCTGCTGCCCGCCACCGACGAGCGACACACCACGCTGTCGGCCTTGGCCGCGCGGGTGCGCACGCACGCGGAGGCCTTCTTCAATCAAGCGCCGCGCGCGCTGGGGCTGTCGGGCGCGGAGTCGTCCGTGGCGCTGCGGCCGGAGAGCCTGGCGAAGCTGTCCGGCGCGATGGAGCAGGTGCGCGAGGGCCTGGCCGCGCTCGCGTCCTTCGCCGCGGGGGAGCGCGAGCCGGAGATGGCGGCCATCCACCGGCGCGGCGAGGAGATGGTCGAGCAGCTGTCCTTCCTGGAGAAGGCCGAGTCCGCGGACCACGTGTACTGGGCGGAGTCGCGAGGCCGCGGCGTGTTCCTGCGCGCCAGTCCCATCGACGTGGCGAAGGAGCTGCGCGAGCGCCTCTATGGCGCGGTGGACACGGTGGTGTTCACCTCCGCGACGCTCGCGGCCGACAGCCGCTTCGACTTCTTCGCCAGCCGCATGGGGATGTACGACGACGAGGGCCAGCCCGTGGCGCGCGTGCGCACGCTGTCCGTGCCCAGCCCCTTCGACTTCCCCCGCCAGTCCGCGCTGTACCTGCCCACGCACCTGCCGGACCCCAGCGCGCCGGGCTTCATCGAGGCGGCCTCGGAGGAGATTCTCGAGCTGTGCCAGGTGACGGGTGGGCGCGCCTTCGTGCTCTTCACCAGCCTGCGGAACATGGTGCGCGCGTATGAGCTGGTGGCGGGGCGGCTCATGGTTCCCGCGCTGCTCCAGGGCGAGCGTCCGAAGGCGCAGCTCCTGGAGTCCTTCCGCTCGACGCCGAGCGTGTTGTTCGCGGCGCACAGCTTCTGGGAAGGCGTGGACGTGCCGGGGGATGCGCTCAGCCTGGTCATCATCGACCGGCTGCCCTTCGCGTCGCCGGGAGACCCGCTGGTCGCCGCGCGCATCCGGCAGCTCGAGTCGCGAGGCGAGGAGCCGTTCGAGCAGTATCAGCTCCCGCAGGCGGCGCTCGCGCTGCGGCAGGGCTTCGGGCGGCTCATCCGGACGCAGGCGGACCGAGGCATCGTCGCCATGTTGGACCGGCGCATCGTGACCAAGGGCTATGGCCGCGTGTTCCTGTCCAGCCTCCCGCCCGCGCACCGCTTGGATGACGTGACGGAGCTGAACCGCTGGTTCAACGGGCCCGTTCGTTTGGTGCGCTGA
- a CDS encoding signal peptidase I gives MDEQQQLEMIQSQQAAGGIGIVGSIIYLAVIGLMIAGMWKTFAKAGEPGWAAIVPIYNIIVMLKIVGRPLWWIVLLMIPCVNFIALVIVGIDMAKSFGKGTGFGLGLGLLGFIFYPMLGFSDANYQGPSATA, from the coding sequence ATGGATGAGCAGCAGCAGTTGGAGATGATTCAGTCGCAGCAGGCGGCCGGTGGCATCGGGATTGTGGGGAGCATCATCTACCTCGCGGTCATCGGTCTGATGATCGCCGGGATGTGGAAGACGTTCGCCAAGGCCGGTGAGCCGGGCTGGGCCGCCATCGTCCCCATCTACAACATCATCGTGATGCTGAAGATTGTGGGCCGGCCGCTGTGGTGGATCGTGCTCCTCATGATCCCCTGCGTGAACTTCATCGCGCTCGTCATCGTCGGCATCGACATGGCGAAGTCGTTCGGCAAGGGCACGGGCTTCGGTCTGGGGCTCGGCCTGCTGGGCTTCATCTTCTACCCGATGCTGGGCTTCAGCGACGCCAACTACCAGGGTCCGTCGGCCACGGCGTAA
- a CDS encoding HAD family hydrolase, whose translation MVENVIFDVDGTLVDSVDEHAEAWRRAFLHFGRDIPFAHVRSQIGKGADQLLPVFFNEEELEHIGKELEDYRSALFLREFLPKVRAFPRVKELFQRLRQEGRHLALATSAKGDELKHYVKLCGIDGLFEAKASQDEVEQSKPHPDIYAAAMARLGKPAPDATAVVGDAPYDALAATKLGLSTVGMLCGGFSREDLSAAGCRTLVKDPEALLRRFESNPRSWPWEETRAEATSKDEGRR comes from the coding sequence ATGGTGGAGAACGTCATCTTCGACGTGGATGGGACCCTGGTGGACTCGGTGGACGAGCACGCCGAAGCGTGGCGGCGCGCGTTCCTGCACTTCGGTCGGGACATCCCCTTCGCCCATGTCCGCAGCCAGATTGGAAAAGGCGCGGATCAGCTCCTGCCCGTCTTCTTCAACGAGGAGGAGCTGGAGCACATCGGCAAGGAGCTGGAGGACTACCGCTCCGCGCTGTTCCTGCGCGAGTTCCTCCCCAAGGTCCGTGCCTTCCCGCGCGTGAAGGAACTCTTCCAGCGGCTGCGCCAGGAGGGCCGCCACCTGGCGTTGGCCACCAGCGCGAAGGGCGACGAGCTGAAGCACTACGTGAAGCTGTGCGGCATCGACGGACTGTTCGAGGCGAAGGCGAGCCAGGACGAGGTGGAACAGAGCAAGCCGCACCCGGACATCTACGCGGCCGCCATGGCGCGACTGGGAAAGCCGGCGCCCGACGCGACGGCGGTGGTGGGCGATGCGCCGTATGACGCGCTCGCCGCCACCAAGCTGGGGCTGTCCACCGTGGGCATGCTGTGCGGCGGCTTCTCGCGCGAGGACTTGAGCGCCGCGGGGTGCCGCACGCTCGTGAAGGACCCGGAGGCCCTGCTGCGCCGCTTCGAGTCCAATCCGCGAAGCTGGCCGTGGGAAGAGACGCGCGCCGAGGCCACGAGCAAGGACGAAGGGCGCCGCTGA
- a CDS encoding PilT/PilU family type 4a pilus ATPase — protein sequence MKSLAELLRHLSRPGVTELALASGRPPMIRSGQGYEPVDPAALSTEDLVRALQSMVGLARASSVSETPAQWSVNATGLGTISIAAVRRGDLMNVRLSRAAEAATTAPAPAAAPAPASAPTPAASPTRPAAAGPTPAVGARPAVPSARPTNPAMPAASVPGAEVRAGAPASAPAPEARPTARAIPVSRAGPSAGRELALLLDEARRSGASDLHVVAGRPPLFRLVGELRPQGAVLDASTVERMLLPVVPERLRAVLEKDGSCDFALDSAETGRFRVNVGRQRTGLKGVFRVIGREVPTLESLGLPVDIAKATHHHQGLIVITGPSGHGKTSTLAAIVDIINRETTHHVLTVEDPVEYLHPRKRALISQREVGSTTRTFASALKGSLREDPDVIVVGELRDTETVRMALAASETGHLLISTMNTPSAAKTIDRLIDLFPPADQQQVRLSLASGLRLIVSQRLMASADGKSLVAASEVLPGSVALGNLIRDNKTYQIPSLQQRGKSLGIIRFEDSLADIVRAGKVSLETAKGFAENPEELEAVVTGKRAGVSVAPPQTPQEGARMLSKMGSLLGKKGA from the coding sequence ATGAAATCGCTCGCCGAGCTGCTTCGCCACCTGTCGCGTCCTGGCGTCACCGAGCTGGCCCTGGCCAGCGGCCGTCCCCCGATGATCCGGAGCGGCCAGGGATATGAGCCGGTGGATCCCGCCGCGCTCTCCACGGAAGACCTCGTCCGGGCCCTCCAGTCCATGGTGGGACTGGCCCGCGCCTCCAGCGTCTCGGAGACCCCCGCGCAGTGGTCCGTGAACGCCACGGGCCTGGGGACCATCTCCATCGCGGCGGTGCGCCGGGGCGACCTGATGAACGTGCGGCTCAGCCGCGCCGCCGAGGCCGCCACCACGGCCCCCGCCCCCGCCGCGGCTCCCGCACCCGCCTCGGCGCCGACTCCCGCCGCGTCCCCCACCCGGCCCGCCGCGGCGGGCCCAACGCCTGCCGTTGGAGCCCGGCCCGCGGTCCCTTCCGCGCGCCCCACGAACCCCGCCATGCCCGCCGCATCGGTGCCCGGCGCGGAAGTCCGAGCCGGCGCTCCCGCTTCGGCGCCCGCCCCGGAGGCCCGGCCCACCGCGCGCGCCATCCCCGTCTCGCGCGCGGGTCCCTCCGCGGGCCGTGAGCTGGCCCTGTTGCTGGACGAGGCGAGGCGCTCGGGAGCGAGCGACCTGCATGTCGTGGCGGGCCGCCCCCCGCTGTTCCGCCTCGTGGGCGAGCTGCGGCCACAGGGCGCGGTGCTGGATGCGTCCACCGTGGAGCGCATGCTGCTCCCCGTGGTGCCCGAGCGGCTGCGCGCGGTGCTGGAGAAAGACGGGAGCTGCGACTTCGCGCTCGACTCGGCCGAGACGGGGCGCTTCCGCGTCAACGTGGGCCGCCAGCGCACGGGCCTCAAGGGCGTCTTCCGCGTCATCGGCCGCGAGGTGCCCACGCTGGAGTCGCTGGGCCTGCCGGTGGACATCGCGAAGGCCACGCACCATCACCAGGGCCTCATCGTCATCACCGGCCCCTCCGGCCACGGCAAGACGAGCACGCTGGCCGCCATCGTCGACATCATCAACCGCGAGACGACGCACCACGTGCTCACCGTGGAAGACCCGGTCGAGTACCTGCACCCGCGCAAGCGCGCGCTCATCAGCCAGCGCGAGGTGGGCAGCACGACGCGCACCTTCGCCAGCGCGCTGAAGGGCTCGCTGCGTGAGGACCCGGACGTCATCGTGGTGGGCGAGCTGCGCGACACCGAGACGGTGCGCATGGCGCTCGCGGCCAGTGAGACCGGCCACCTGCTCATCAGCACCATGAACACGCCGAGCGCGGCGAAGACCATCGACCGGCTCATCGACTTGTTTCCTCCCGCGGATCAGCAGCAGGTGCGACTGTCACTCGCCAGCGGCCTGCGCCTCATCGTGAGCCAGCGCCTCATGGCGAGCGCGGACGGCAAGTCCCTGGTCGCCGCGTCCGAGGTGCTCCCCGGCTCGGTCGCGTTGGGCAACCTCATCCGCGACAACAAGACGTACCAAATCCCGTCGCTCCAGCAGCGCGGCAAGTCGCTGGGCATCATCCGCTTCGAGGACTCGCTGGCGGACATCGTGCGCGCGGGCAAGGTCTCGCTGGAGACGGCGAAGGGCTTCGCCGAGAACCCCGAGGAGCTGGAGGCCGTGGTGACGGGCAAGCGGGCCGGCGTCAGCGTGGCGCCGCCCCAGACACCGCAGGAAGGTGCGCGGATGCTGTCGAAGATGGGCTCGCTGCTCGGAAAGAAGGGGGCGTGA
- a CDS encoding TonB-dependent receptor yields MEKTLLFDVKAGWLHLQDTVSPIEHTQERYQANARVTAIVGRLISSWSHTLQAGVDIEALRDAPAPALVTSQLASGYAQDEWNISEFLVLNAGLRYDAQWLKTSTGAASLQVGNAFSPRVGFSLDPLRNYRSRFFAHIGQLQAPLPLGLFSEENITAAPRLTAPTAREFVTGLQYAALRYIVLGATFTHREWRKGLQALAREDGTTVIVNPGTGLGADLARSTRRYDAVTVEVFRSPFEEWDGRVSYTWSRLRGNSPGLLPLAELRAEAASASLSSERLLSTDRTHVLKASGHRKIAFSQSTSAQVGFAYFGASGTPIAGTERRLPWLQSLDAHVDARYALTSDTTVSVGLDVFNVLNAQAETRLDAQGLPLQYQPPRQARLSARCDF; encoded by the coding sequence ATGGAGAAGACGCTTCTGTTCGACGTCAAGGCAGGCTGGCTCCACCTCCAAGACACCGTCTCTCCGATTGAGCACACGCAAGAACGCTATCAAGCGAATGCCCGAGTCACGGCCATCGTGGGCCGGCTTATTTCCTCATGGAGTCACACGCTCCAGGCGGGAGTGGACATCGAGGCCTTGCGCGATGCACCGGCCCCGGCACTCGTCACGAGCCAACTCGCCAGCGGCTATGCGCAGGATGAATGGAACATCTCCGAGTTCCTGGTCCTGAACGCGGGCCTTCGCTACGACGCCCAGTGGTTGAAAACCTCGACTGGTGCAGCCTCGCTTCAGGTCGGGAATGCCTTCTCGCCTCGGGTGGGATTCTCGTTGGATCCGCTCCGCAATTATCGCTCGCGGTTCTTCGCTCACATCGGACAACTCCAGGCCCCGCTGCCGCTCGGCTTGTTCTCCGAGGAGAACATCACGGCCGCCCCCCGCCTCACCGCGCCCACCGCGCGCGAGTTCGTCACGGGCCTGCAATACGCAGCCCTCAGATACATCGTCCTGGGCGCCACGTTCACGCATCGCGAGTGGCGCAAGGGACTCCAAGCGCTCGCCCGCGAGGACGGCACCACCGTCATCGTCAACCCGGGCACGGGGCTGGGCGCGGACCTGGCTCGCTCGACGCGCCGCTACGACGCGGTCACGGTGGAGGTCTTCCGAAGCCCGTTCGAGGAATGGGACGGGCGCGTCAGCTACACGTGGTCACGGCTCCGCGGGAACTCCCCGGGCCTGCTGCCGCTCGCGGAGCTGCGTGCTGAAGCAGCCAGCGCATCGCTCTCATCGGAGCGACTGCTGTCGACCGACCGCACACACGTGCTCAAGGCTTCCGGCCACCGGAAGATTGCGTTCTCTCAGTCGACCTCGGCGCAGGTGGGGTTCGCGTACTTCGGGGCCTCGGGAACTCCCATCGCGGGCACGGAGCGGCGACTTCCGTGGCTCCAGTCACTCGATGCCCATGTCGACGCGCGCTACGCGCTCACGTCGGACACGACGGTGTCGGTGGGCCTGGATGTCTTCAACGTGCTCAACGCCCAGGCCGAGACACGGCTCGACGCGCAGGGGCTGCCGCTCCAGTACCAGCCCCCGCGGCAGGCGCGGCTCTCCGCGCGGTGCGACTTCTGA
- a CDS encoding carboxypeptidase regulatory-like domain-containing protein, whose amino-acid sequence MPDVVVTATSPALAEPRTTVTDAEGNYRIEDLPPGVYSLRFERDEYNPWVREEIILRTGRTPRIHAELLQGPVEYIFFGPCFVAVDRDRSTTRERVDAVERWRFERARPSAQSAPFRSLDRVLDVTPGVTSEAAGLTIHGATAFENHYLLDGLTTNAPATGANALPVDAEFLDTALVITGGPEAEAGRFLGGAVEATMSSGDTSLHGAI is encoded by the coding sequence TTGCCCGACGTCGTCGTGACCGCGACCTCGCCCGCGCTCGCGGAACCGCGCACCACGGTGACGGACGCAGAGGGGAACTACCGCATCGAGGATCTACCGCCCGGCGTCTATTCGCTCCGCTTCGAGCGGGACGAATACAATCCATGGGTCCGAGAGGAAATCATCCTGCGCACTGGGCGCACCCCGCGCATCCACGCCGAACTGTTACAGGGGCCCGTGGAATACATTTTCTTCGGGCCCTGCTTCGTGGCCGTCGACAGAGACCGGTCGACCACACGAGAGAGGGTAGACGCAGTCGAGCGCTGGCGGTTCGAGAGGGCCCGTCCTTCCGCCCAGAGCGCGCCGTTCCGTTCGCTGGACCGCGTTCTCGACGTAACGCCGGGCGTGACGAGCGAGGCAGCGGGCCTCACCATCCACGGCGCCACGGCCTTCGAGAACCACTATCTGCTCGATGGCCTCACCACCAACGCCCCAGCCACGGGCGCCAACGCGCTGCCGGTGGACGCGGAGTTCCTCGACACAGCCCTCGTCATCACAGGCGGTCCCGAGGCGGAGGCCGGTCGATTCCTGGGAGGAGCTGTCGAGGCGACCATGTCGTCGGGCGACACGAGTCTTCACGGCGCCATCTGA
- a CDS encoding PDZ domain-containing protein, with protein MLLLWLRMPPPGSSSLRPHVTSTLDPNARGASPVHDETQRLEPTAPETRRAAPGTVGAGFREEQGRVAIAWLIPDGPADRAGAHIGAWLLAVDGQEVRDAQEAEARTFGPPGTSVRLQVRDDSGAEREVRVSRAD; from the coding sequence ATGCTGCTCTTGTGGCTGCGCATGCCGCCACCGGGCTCATCGAGTCTCCGACCCCACGTCACCTCGACGCTGGACCCGAATGCGCGCGGGGCCTCGCCCGTTCATGACGAGACCCAGCGGCTCGAGCCCACCGCCCCCGAGACTCGACGGGCGGCACCGGGCACGGTGGGCGCGGGCTTCCGCGAGGAGCAAGGCCGCGTCGCCATCGCCTGGCTGATTCCCGATGGGCCCGCGGACCGCGCCGGCGCCCACATCGGCGCATGGCTGCTCGCGGTGGATGGGCAGGAAGTCCGCGACGCACAGGAAGCGGAGGCCCGCACGTTCGGTCCGCCCGGCACGTCGGTTCGACTCCAGGTCCGAGACGACAGCGGCGCGGAGCGCGAGGTGCGGGTGTCTCGCGCGGACTGA
- a CDS encoding site-2 protease family protein: MDSVSVARPYARLWLHVLLFVLTVGTTFLAYLVLFTGSFPFTDAGLRPEDGAQALAFSLSLLAILGSHEMGHYVLARLHGVDTSLPYFIPLPVPGSLGTLGAVIRIRSRIPSRNALVDIGAAGPLAGLVVALPILYWGLRHSTVVDAPSVASPFPGESSLWVLGSELFHWLGAKLTHAPPPAEEPLRQVQTLFGDSLLMKGLTRLAVGPVPEGKDVAVHPVVIAGWFGLLVTLLNLMPVGQLDGGHLSFAVLGSRARRVGQGVAVLLLFLTVFATASWGLWLVVTSKMVGFGHPEVIEPREPLSAGRRWICALCLLALIGCAMPIPLRTVVS; this comes from the coding sequence ATGGACTCCGTCTCTGTTGCTCGTCCCTACGCCCGGCTCTGGCTGCACGTCTTGTTGTTCGTGCTGACGGTGGGCACCACGTTCCTGGCGTATCTGGTGCTCTTCACCGGTTCGTTTCCCTTCACCGACGCGGGCCTGCGTCCCGAGGATGGCGCGCAGGCGCTGGCCTTCAGCTTGTCGCTGCTGGCCATCCTGGGTTCGCACGAAATGGGGCACTACGTGCTGGCGCGATTGCACGGCGTGGACACGTCGTTGCCGTACTTCATCCCGCTGCCGGTGCCGGGCAGTCTGGGCACGCTGGGCGCGGTCATTCGGATCCGCAGCCGCATTCCCTCGCGCAACGCGCTGGTGGATATCGGCGCGGCGGGGCCGCTCGCGGGGCTGGTGGTGGCGCTGCCCATTCTCTACTGGGGCCTGCGGCACTCGACGGTGGTGGATGCGCCGTCGGTGGCGTCGCCTTTCCCGGGAGAGTCCTCGCTGTGGGTGCTGGGGTCGGAGTTGTTCCATTGGCTGGGCGCGAAGCTGACGCACGCGCCGCCTCCTGCCGAGGAGCCGCTCCGGCAGGTGCAGACGTTGTTCGGTGACAGCTTGCTCATGAAGGGGCTCACGCGCCTGGCGGTGGGGCCGGTGCCGGAGGGCAAGGACGTGGCCGTGCATCCCGTGGTCATCGCGGGATGGTTTGGATTGCTGGTCACCCTGCTCAATCTCATGCCAGTGGGGCAGCTCGACGGAGGACATCTGTCTTTCGCGGTGCTGGGTTCGCGCGCGCGTCGCGTGGGGCAGGGCGTGGCTGTGCTGCTGTTGTTCCTCACGGTGTTCGCCACCGCCTCCTGGGGACTGTGGCTGGTGGTGACGAGCAAGATGGTGGGGTTTGGCCATCCGGAAGTCATTGAGCCGCGCGAGCCATTGAGCGCGGGTCGCAGATGGATATGCGCCCTTTGCCTGCTGGCGCTCATCGGGTGTGCGATGCCCATTCCCTTGCGAACGGTGGTGTCATGA
- a CDS encoding lipid kinase — protein sequence MEPALIEPPRRRPLDEGPALLVVNTRSRSGREAFAQARERLAALGVSLQSSHALSTPEQLRAVLEQGIHGGVRRILVGGGDGTVSHAVGALLGRDVTLGVLPLGTGNDFARSLGITDSVEAACAVIARGYAARVDVGLANGRPFLNAASVGLAAGIARRLTKRLKQRAGKLAYPVAAAAQVRDLRPFHLRLQADTEMLELDALQLVVGNGLFHGAGNMVAPDATLDDRLLHVYAVAAPSSEGGRTGTGLGYLQDVATLARVALGLRTGEHPEHPSVITLRTARLYVETQPALDVNVDGELGCRTPVRFEVAPAALRVYAPAPH from the coding sequence CTGGAACCCGCGCTCATCGAGCCTCCCCGTCGCCGCCCCCTGGATGAAGGCCCCGCCCTCCTGGTGGTCAACACCCGCTCACGCTCCGGCCGCGAGGCCTTCGCGCAAGCACGCGAGCGACTCGCGGCGCTTGGGGTGTCGCTCCAGTCTTCACATGCGCTCTCGACGCCGGAGCAACTGCGCGCGGTGCTGGAGCAAGGCATTCACGGCGGCGTGCGCCGCATCCTGGTGGGCGGCGGCGACGGAACCGTGAGCCATGCCGTGGGCGCGCTGCTCGGCCGAGACGTCACCCTGGGCGTGCTGCCCCTGGGCACCGGCAATGACTTCGCGCGCTCGCTGGGCATCACCGACTCAGTCGAGGCGGCCTGCGCGGTCATCGCGCGAGGCTACGCGGCGCGCGTGGATGTGGGGCTCGCCAATGGGCGACCGTTCCTCAACGCCGCGAGCGTGGGGTTGGCGGCGGGCATTGCTCGAAGGCTGACGAAGCGCCTCAAGCAGCGCGCGGGCAAGCTCGCGTATCCCGTGGCCGCCGCCGCGCAGGTGCGCGACCTGCGGCCCTTCCACCTGAGACTGCAAGCCGACACCGAGATGCTGGAGCTGGACGCGCTCCAGCTCGTGGTGGGCAATGGCCTCTTCCATGGCGCCGGCAACATGGTGGCGCCGGACGCCACGTTGGATGACCGGCTGTTGCATGTGTATGCCGTCGCGGCGCCGTCCTCGGAGGGTGGGAGGACGGGCACGGGCCTGGGTTATTTGCAAGACGTGGCCACGCTGGCGCGTGTAGCGCTGGGGCTGCGCACCGGCGAGCATCCGGAGCACCCGTCTGTCATCACGCTCCGCACCGCGCGGCTCTACGTGGAGACCCAGCCGGCCCTGGACGTGAACGTGGACGGCGAGCTGGGCTGCCGCACACCGGTCCGCTTCGAGGTGGCCCCCGCCGCCCTCCGCGTCTACGCGCCCGCGCCCCACTGA
- a CDS encoding type IV pilus twitching motility protein PilT, whose translation MSATPRIASWFDQLLEKKGSDLHLSIGYPPMGRIRGELTPLREEPLTEAELEGLLFEIVTPEQKRQIVEELDLDFAYGYETKARFRANYFYKMTGLAAVFRTIPSKVLTLEDLKTPEVVRKLADRRSGLVLVTGPTGSGKSTTLAGMINHINQTRPAHVLTIEDPVEFVHEPLKAQVTHREVGPHASSFATAIRSAGREDPNVILIGELRTNETMKLALQLASFGVLVFATVHTNSAPATIDRIINAFPADEQGQVRGMLAESLAGIVAQQLIKTADGKGRVAALEILIGSSAIAAMIREGKVFQIASKMQAGQGQGMQTLDMHLERLVKDNVITPESALEKAADKENFVKVIQRLKPDWEIPESAKA comes from the coding sequence ATGAGCGCCACGCCGCGAATCGCCTCCTGGTTCGACCAGCTCCTGGAGAAGAAGGGCAGCGACCTGCACCTGAGCATCGGCTATCCGCCCATGGGCCGCATCCGAGGCGAGCTGACGCCCCTGCGCGAGGAGCCCCTCACCGAGGCCGAGCTGGAGGGCCTGCTCTTCGAGATCGTCACGCCCGAGCAGAAGCGCCAGATCGTCGAGGAGTTGGACCTCGACTTCGCCTATGGCTACGAGACCAAGGCCCGCTTCCGCGCCAACTACTTCTACAAGATGACGGGCCTGGCCGCGGTCTTCCGCACCATCCCGAGCAAGGTGCTCACGCTCGAGGACCTCAAGACGCCCGAGGTGGTGCGCAAGCTGGCCGACCGCCGCAGTGGACTCGTGCTGGTGACGGGCCCGACGGGCAGCGGCAAGTCCACCACCCTGGCCGGGATGATCAACCACATCAACCAGACGCGGCCCGCCCACGTGCTCACCATCGAGGATCCGGTGGAGTTCGTGCACGAGCCGCTGAAGGCCCAGGTCACCCACCGCGAGGTCGGGCCTCACGCGTCGAGCTTCGCCACCGCCATCCGCTCCGCGGGCCGCGAGGATCCGAACGTCATCCTCATCGGCGAGCTGCGCACCAACGAGACGATGAAGCTGGCGCTCCAGCTCGCGAGCTTCGGCGTGCTCGTGTTCGCCACGGTGCACACCAACAGCGCGCCAGCCACCATCGACCGCATCATCAACGCCTTCCCCGCCGACGAGCAGGGGCAGGTGCGCGGAATGCTCGCCGAGAGCCTCGCGGGCATCGTCGCGCAGCAGCTCATCAAGACGGCGGACGGCAAGGGCCGCGTCGCGGCGCTGGAGATCCTCATCGGCAGCAGCGCCATCGCCGCGATGATTCGCGAGGGCAAGGTCTTCCAGATCGCCTCCAAGATGCAGGCGGGGCAGGGCCAGGGCATGCAGACGCTCGACATGCACCTGGAGCGACTGGTGAAGGACAACGTCATCACGCCCGAGTCCGCGCTGGAGAAGGCCGCGGACAAAGAAAACTTCGTGAAGGTCATCCAGCGCCTCAAGCCCGACTGGGAAATCCCCGAGTCCGCGAAGGCCTGA